A portion of the Anthonomus grandis grandis chromosome 7, icAntGran1.3, whole genome shotgun sequence genome contains these proteins:
- the LOC126738223 gene encoding transient-receptor-potential-like protein isoform X2 — protein sequence MESKENINDEDVEARRSHKFTTLPNLPKALTLNEKKYLLAIERGDLPTVRKLLSRAQRKNTFDINCVDSLGRGALTIAIDQENLEMVELLVIMGVETRDALLYAINVEFVEAVELLLEHEELIHKEGEPYSWQKVDLNTAVFTPDITPLILAAHRNNYEILKILLDRGATIPMPHDIKCGCDDCVSQSEEDSLRYSLSRLNEYKALASPSLMALSSSDPLLTAFQLSWELRNLAFAEPESKSEYMDLRKQCQQFAVDLLQQSRSSSELAIILNHDPNNPPYQEGEHMKLARLELAILYKQKKFVSHPNIQQLLAALWYEGVPGFRRKSTVQKLMIIIKVALFFPLYCLLYTFAPETKSGKLMRKPFMKFLIHASSYLFFLLLLILVSLRADDIFFEYVGSQSMKAYVLEKYQKQRGNTPTFLEYAVLIYVIGFIFEETQEIFTEGIKSYLRNLWNFIDFTRNLFYSMTFGLRAIAYLQQCNEIYNDPQTAYLRREEWNAFDPQLIAEGLFAAANILSALKLVHLFSINPHLGPLQISLGRMVIDIVKFFFIYSLVLFAFACGLNQLLWYFSDLEKQKCYHLPSGEPDFDNAGDSCMKWRRFANVFESSQSLFWASFGMVDLDSFELTGIKTYTRFWGLLMFGSYSVINVIVLLNLLIAMMSNSYAMIEQHSDTEWKFARTKLWMSYFEESGTLPPPFNIFPKPKHLFKLLGLRKKDKLKRMSTKRRNREEKERDYRYTAVMRALVWRYVSSMHRKYDESLVTEDDINELKSDISSFRYELIELLSRNGMDVSSAEKREKGKFFIFLQPYINIFFLAVLGKRMKIWERRLMKDFKVAPVAIDENEELFAPPPEGETSLARFRRIAKMAAMDSSLNKWQAVVKGAYVASQIGRCHRRDSFKKQQNLQKAITEAKRLAAKSPDSSRSASPQVTLPDYTGAEIVKLIKDDTSPYGTIRGSVSISPNVTILDSNNKKSTVLSPTIAIFPPEPLVTKNEVTQPKQSTEQDLDLINLESNQASSVFIFETSNGIPSDQLDKTDKNIMDSSSKSPTRGAQSPFMIPSPPVKPLETSKNSSPSRSFQQFPKLSSPDKSLKVNETSPSKQLVSTMRLRFEQPQIESGQENEDKDGFSSEDSESKGSCDELNRIISSENFKEDRSDVQGKDELKQGEEKFEDQDLQLFEEAKHEFKASLALENVSDVEDEIHHKEKDKERSFTPRPLTPQPLSPPSDSPPRAPTPLTQRNIHRVHDSRRILPEFGWL from the exons ATGgagagtaaagaaaatataaatgac GAAGATGTCGAAGCTAGGCGCAGTCATAAATTTACAACATTACCGAACCTGCCGAAAGCATTAACTTTGAATGAAAAGAAATACCTTTTGGCTATTGAAAGAGGAGACCTTCCAACTGTAAGAAA ATTGCTATCGAGAGCCCAAAGAAAAAATACCTTTGATATAAACTGTGTAGACAGTTTAGGTAGAGGGGCACTAACAATAGCGATTGACCAAGAAAATCTTGAAATGGTAGAACTTCTTGTTATTATGGGCGTTGAAACCAGAGATGCTCTTCTATATGCTATCAATGTTGAGTTTGTTGAAGCAGTCGAGTTACTTTTAGAACATGAAGAATTGATACATAAAGAAGGAGAACCTTAT AGTTGGCAAAAAGTGGATTTAAATACTGCAGTGTTCACACCCGATATTACTCCTTTAATTTTAGCTGCTCATAGAAATAACTAcgaaatattaaagattttattagatAGGGGAGCTACGATACCCATGCCACATGATATTAA ATGCGGCTGTGATGACTGCGTAAGTCAATCAGAAGAAGATTCTTTGCGATACTCATTATCTCGGTTAAATGAGTATAAGGCCTTGGCTAGTCCATCGCTAATGGCGCTTTCCTCTAGTGATCCTCTTTTAACAGCATTTCAGTTATCATGGGAATTACGGAATTTGGCTTTTGCAGAACCTGAATCAAAATCTGAATATATGGATTTACGTAAGCAATGTCAGCAATTTGCTGTGGATTTGCTGCAACAGTCAAGAAGTTCAAGCGAATTGGCAATTATTTTAAACCATGATCCTAATAACCCTCCGTACCAGGAGGGCGAACACATGAAACTGGCAAGGCTTGAACTTGCTATCCTGTACAAGCAGAAaaag TTTGTTTCGCATCCGAATATTCAACAGCTTTTAGCAGCTTTATGGTATGAAGGAGTTCCCGGATTTCGCAGGAAATCCACTGTTCAAAAGTTAATGATAATTATAAAAGTGGCCCTATTCTTTCCATTATATTGCCTTCTGTATACATTTGCACCTGAGACAAAAAGTGGTAAACTTATGAGGAAACCTTTTATGAAGTTTTTGATTCATGCGTCATCTTacttatttttcttat TACTATTGATCTTGGTGTCTTTAAGGGCTGACGATATTTTTTTCGAATACGTTGGTTCCCAATCTATGAAAGCTTACGTTTTGGAAAAATATCAGAAACAAAGGGGTAATACACCAACTTTTTTAGAATATGCTGTATTGATATATGTCATAG GATTTATATTTGAAGAAACTCAAGAAATATTTACAGAAGGCATAAAAAGTTACTTGCGCAATCTTTGGAATTTCATCGATTTTACTAGAAACCTTTTTTATTCTATGACCTTTGGATTAAGAGCTATCGCCTATCTTCAACAATGCAATGAAATTTATAATGATCCACAAACAGCATATTTAAGAAGGGAGGAATGGAATGCTTTTGATCCACAGCTTATTGCCGAAGGACTGTTTGCAGCTGCAAATATTCTtag tgccTTAAAATTGGTGCACTTATTCTCAATAAACCCACACTTAGGACCTTTACAAATTTCACTAGGACGAATGGTAATCGATATAGTGAAGttctttttcatttattcattGGTTCTTTTTGCTTTTGCTTGTG GACTTAACCAACTTTTATGGTACTTTTCCGACCTCGAAAAACAAAAGTGCTATCACCTACCAAGTGGTGAACCCGACTTTGACAATGCAGGCGACTCTTGTATGAAATGGAGACGATTTGCaaa TGTCTTTGAATCTTCTCAGTCGTTATTTTGGGCTTCTTTTGGAATGGTGGATCTCGATAGCTTTGAACTAACTGGTATAAAAACCTACACCAGGTTTTGGGGACTACTGATGTTCGGTTCTTATTCTGTAATCAACGTTATTGTACTACTGAATCTCCTTATTGCAATGATGTCTAATTCTTATGCAATGATTGAG caACATTCGGATACTGAATGGAAGTTTGCAAGAACCAAGCTTTGGATGAGCTACTTCGAGGAATCTGGCACTTTACCACCtccttttaatatatttcctaaacctaaacatttatttaaacttttaggGCTTCGAAAGAAAGACAAACTTAAAAGAATGTCTACAAAG AGACGAAATAGAGAAGAGAAAGAGCGAGACTACAGATATACTGCAGTAATGAGAGCCTTAGTGTGGAGATATGTCTCATCTATGCATAGAAAATATGATGAAAGTCTGGTAACTGAAGATgatataaatgaattaaaaagtgATATATCTTCGTTTCGTTATGAACTGATTGAGTTACTGAGCAGAAATGGCATGGACGTCTCATCTGCTGAGAAAAGAGAAAAGggtaagttttttatatttcttcaaccttatattaatatattttttctagctGTACTGGGtaaaagaatgaaaatttgGGAACGACGTCTTATGAAAGACTTTAAAGTAGCTCCAGTTGCTATAGATGAAAATGAAGAACTATTTGCACCTCCACCGGAAGGTGAAACCTCTTTGGCAAG ATTTAGACGAATCGCAAAAATGGCAGCCATGGATTCTAGCTTAAATAAGTGGCAAGCAGTGGTTAAAGGAGCCTACGTAGC atCGCAAATTGGAAGGTGTCACAGAAGAGATTCattcaaaaaacaacaaaacctTCAAAAAGCCATAACAGAGGCTAAACGATTAGCTGCAAAGAGTCCTGATAGTTCTAGATCTGCAAGTCCTCAGGTGACTTTACCTGATTATACTGGAGCTGAAATTGTTAAACTTATAAAAGATGATACATCACCGTATG gAACGATCAGAGGAAGTGTAAGCATCAGTCCAAACGTAACTATACTtgattcaaataataaaaaaagcaccGTACTTTCGCCAACTATTGCAATATTTCCTCCTGAACCTTTAGTTACGAAAAACGAAGTGACGCAACCGAAGCAATCGACAGAACAAGATCTAGATTTGATAAATTTAGAAAGTAACCAGGCAtcttcagtttttatttttgagacatCGAATGGTATACCTTCAGATCAGCTTGATAAAACTGACAAGAATATTATGGATTCATCGA GTAAGTCTCCAACTCGCGGTGCCCAAAGTCCCTTTATGATACCCTCACCGCCGGTTAAGCCTTTAGAGACGTCCAAAAACTCATCACCCTCGAGGTCTTTTCAACAATTTCCCAAGTTATCCTCTCCCGATAAATCTTTAAAGGTAAATGAAACATCTCCATCTAAGCAACTCGTGTCAACAATGCGACTTCGTTTTGAACAACCACAAATAGAAAGTGGCCAAGAGAATGAAGACAAAGATGGCTTTTCTTCGGAAGATTCTGAAAGTAAAGGCAGTTGTGATGAGTTAAATAGAATAATTTCTTCCGAAAATTTTAAAGAGGACAGATCTGATGTTCAAG GTAAAGATGAGTTAAAGCAAGGTGAGGAGAAATTTGAAGATCAAGATCTTCAGCTTTTTGAAGAAGCAAAACATGAATTTAAGGCATCTCTTGCTCTAGAAAACGTGTCTGATGTAGAGGATGAGATTCACCATAAAGAAAAG gaTAAGGAACGATCTTTTACTCCGAGGCCATTAACTCCTCAACCGTTAAGTCCTCCTTCTGATTCACCACCGAGAGCTCCAACTCCTTTAACTCAAAGGAATATACATAGGGTACATGACTCTAGAAGAATACTGCCGGAATTTGGTTGGCTCTAA
- the LOC126738223 gene encoding transient-receptor-potential-like protein isoform X4 yields MESKENINDEDVEARRSHKFTTLPNLPKALTLNEKKYLLAIERGDLPTVRKLLSRAQRKNTFDINCVDSLGRGALTIAIDQENLEMVELLVIMGVETRDALLYAINVEFVEAVELLLEHEELIHKEGEPYSWQKVDLNTAVFTPDITPLILAAHRNNYEILKILLDRGATIPMPHDIKCGCDDCVSQSEEDSLRYSLSRLNEYKALASPSLMALSSSDPLLTAFQLSWELRNLAFAEPESKSEYMDLRKQCQQFAVDLLQQSRSSSELAIILNHDPNNPPYQEGEHMKLARLELAILYKQKKFVSHPNIQQLLAALWYEGVPGFRRKSTVQKLMIIIKVALFFPLYCLLYTFAPETKSGKLMRKPFMKFLIHASSYLFFLLLLILVSLRADDIFFEYVGSQSMKAYVLEKYQKQRGNTPTFLEYAVLIYVIGFIFEETQEIFTEGIKSYLRNLWNFIDFTRNLFYSMTFGLRAIAYLQQCNEIYNDPQTAYLRREEWNAFDPQLIAEGLFAAANILSALKLVHLFSINPHLGPLQISLGRMVIDIVKFFFIYSLVLFAFACGLNQLLWYFSDLEKQKCYHLPSGEPDFDNAGDSCMKWRRFANVFESSQSLFWASFGMVDLDSFELTGIKTYTRFWGLLMFGSYSVINVIVLLNLLIAMMSNSYAMIEQHSDTEWKFARTKLWMSYFEESGTLPPPFNIFPKPKHLFKLLGLRKKDKLKRMSTKRRNREEKERDYRYTAVMRALVWRYVSSMHRKYDESLVTEDDINELKSDISSFRYELIELLSRNGMDVSSAEKREKAVLGKRMKIWERRLMKDFKVAPVAIDENEELFAPPPEGETSLARFRRIAKMAAMDSSLNKWQAVVKGAYVASQIGRCHRRDSFKKQQNLQKAITEAKRLAAKSPDSSRSASPQVTLPDYTGAEIVKLIKDDTSPYGTIRGSVSISPNVTILDSNNKKSTVLSPTIAIFPPEPLVTKNEVTQPKQSTEQDLDLINLESNQASSVFIFETSNGIPSDQLDKTDKNIMDSSSKSPTRGAQSPFMIPSPPVKPLETSKNSSPSRSFQQFPKLSSPDKSLKVNETSPSKQLVSTMRLRFEQPQIESGQENEDKDGFSSEDSESKGSCDELNRIISSENFKEDRSDVQVGKDELKQGEEKFEDQDLQLFEEAKHEFKASLALENVSDVEDEIHHKEKDKERSFTPRPLTPQPLSPPSDSPPRAPTPLTQRNIHRVHDSRRILPEFGWL; encoded by the exons ATGgagagtaaagaaaatataaatgac GAAGATGTCGAAGCTAGGCGCAGTCATAAATTTACAACATTACCGAACCTGCCGAAAGCATTAACTTTGAATGAAAAGAAATACCTTTTGGCTATTGAAAGAGGAGACCTTCCAACTGTAAGAAA ATTGCTATCGAGAGCCCAAAGAAAAAATACCTTTGATATAAACTGTGTAGACAGTTTAGGTAGAGGGGCACTAACAATAGCGATTGACCAAGAAAATCTTGAAATGGTAGAACTTCTTGTTATTATGGGCGTTGAAACCAGAGATGCTCTTCTATATGCTATCAATGTTGAGTTTGTTGAAGCAGTCGAGTTACTTTTAGAACATGAAGAATTGATACATAAAGAAGGAGAACCTTAT AGTTGGCAAAAAGTGGATTTAAATACTGCAGTGTTCACACCCGATATTACTCCTTTAATTTTAGCTGCTCATAGAAATAACTAcgaaatattaaagattttattagatAGGGGAGCTACGATACCCATGCCACATGATATTAA ATGCGGCTGTGATGACTGCGTAAGTCAATCAGAAGAAGATTCTTTGCGATACTCATTATCTCGGTTAAATGAGTATAAGGCCTTGGCTAGTCCATCGCTAATGGCGCTTTCCTCTAGTGATCCTCTTTTAACAGCATTTCAGTTATCATGGGAATTACGGAATTTGGCTTTTGCAGAACCTGAATCAAAATCTGAATATATGGATTTACGTAAGCAATGTCAGCAATTTGCTGTGGATTTGCTGCAACAGTCAAGAAGTTCAAGCGAATTGGCAATTATTTTAAACCATGATCCTAATAACCCTCCGTACCAGGAGGGCGAACACATGAAACTGGCAAGGCTTGAACTTGCTATCCTGTACAAGCAGAAaaag TTTGTTTCGCATCCGAATATTCAACAGCTTTTAGCAGCTTTATGGTATGAAGGAGTTCCCGGATTTCGCAGGAAATCCACTGTTCAAAAGTTAATGATAATTATAAAAGTGGCCCTATTCTTTCCATTATATTGCCTTCTGTATACATTTGCACCTGAGACAAAAAGTGGTAAACTTATGAGGAAACCTTTTATGAAGTTTTTGATTCATGCGTCATCTTacttatttttcttat TACTATTGATCTTGGTGTCTTTAAGGGCTGACGATATTTTTTTCGAATACGTTGGTTCCCAATCTATGAAAGCTTACGTTTTGGAAAAATATCAGAAACAAAGGGGTAATACACCAACTTTTTTAGAATATGCTGTATTGATATATGTCATAG GATTTATATTTGAAGAAACTCAAGAAATATTTACAGAAGGCATAAAAAGTTACTTGCGCAATCTTTGGAATTTCATCGATTTTACTAGAAACCTTTTTTATTCTATGACCTTTGGATTAAGAGCTATCGCCTATCTTCAACAATGCAATGAAATTTATAATGATCCACAAACAGCATATTTAAGAAGGGAGGAATGGAATGCTTTTGATCCACAGCTTATTGCCGAAGGACTGTTTGCAGCTGCAAATATTCTtag tgccTTAAAATTGGTGCACTTATTCTCAATAAACCCACACTTAGGACCTTTACAAATTTCACTAGGACGAATGGTAATCGATATAGTGAAGttctttttcatttattcattGGTTCTTTTTGCTTTTGCTTGTG GACTTAACCAACTTTTATGGTACTTTTCCGACCTCGAAAAACAAAAGTGCTATCACCTACCAAGTGGTGAACCCGACTTTGACAATGCAGGCGACTCTTGTATGAAATGGAGACGATTTGCaaa TGTCTTTGAATCTTCTCAGTCGTTATTTTGGGCTTCTTTTGGAATGGTGGATCTCGATAGCTTTGAACTAACTGGTATAAAAACCTACACCAGGTTTTGGGGACTACTGATGTTCGGTTCTTATTCTGTAATCAACGTTATTGTACTACTGAATCTCCTTATTGCAATGATGTCTAATTCTTATGCAATGATTGAG caACATTCGGATACTGAATGGAAGTTTGCAAGAACCAAGCTTTGGATGAGCTACTTCGAGGAATCTGGCACTTTACCACCtccttttaatatatttcctaaacctaaacatttatttaaacttttaggGCTTCGAAAGAAAGACAAACTTAAAAGAATGTCTACAAAG AGACGAAATAGAGAAGAGAAAGAGCGAGACTACAGATATACTGCAGTAATGAGAGCCTTAGTGTGGAGATATGTCTCATCTATGCATAGAAAATATGATGAAAGTCTGGTAACTGAAGATgatataaatgaattaaaaagtgATATATCTTCGTTTCGTTATGAACTGATTGAGTTACTGAGCAGAAATGGCATGGACGTCTCATCTGCTGAGAAAAGAGAAAAGg ctGTACTGGGtaaaagaatgaaaatttgGGAACGACGTCTTATGAAAGACTTTAAAGTAGCTCCAGTTGCTATAGATGAAAATGAAGAACTATTTGCACCTCCACCGGAAGGTGAAACCTCTTTGGCAAG ATTTAGACGAATCGCAAAAATGGCAGCCATGGATTCTAGCTTAAATAAGTGGCAAGCAGTGGTTAAAGGAGCCTACGTAGC atCGCAAATTGGAAGGTGTCACAGAAGAGATTCattcaaaaaacaacaaaacctTCAAAAAGCCATAACAGAGGCTAAACGATTAGCTGCAAAGAGTCCTGATAGTTCTAGATCTGCAAGTCCTCAGGTGACTTTACCTGATTATACTGGAGCTGAAATTGTTAAACTTATAAAAGATGATACATCACCGTATG gAACGATCAGAGGAAGTGTAAGCATCAGTCCAAACGTAACTATACTtgattcaaataataaaaaaagcaccGTACTTTCGCCAACTATTGCAATATTTCCTCCTGAACCTTTAGTTACGAAAAACGAAGTGACGCAACCGAAGCAATCGACAGAACAAGATCTAGATTTGATAAATTTAGAAAGTAACCAGGCAtcttcagtttttatttttgagacatCGAATGGTATACCTTCAGATCAGCTTGATAAAACTGACAAGAATATTATGGATTCATCGA GTAAGTCTCCAACTCGCGGTGCCCAAAGTCCCTTTATGATACCCTCACCGCCGGTTAAGCCTTTAGAGACGTCCAAAAACTCATCACCCTCGAGGTCTTTTCAACAATTTCCCAAGTTATCCTCTCCCGATAAATCTTTAAAGGTAAATGAAACATCTCCATCTAAGCAACTCGTGTCAACAATGCGACTTCGTTTTGAACAACCACAAATAGAAAGTGGCCAAGAGAATGAAGACAAAGATGGCTTTTCTTCGGAAGATTCTGAAAGTAAAGGCAGTTGTGATGAGTTAAATAGAATAATTTCTTCCGAAAATTTTAAAGAGGACAGATCTGATGTTCAAG TAGGTAAAGATGAGTTAAAGCAAGGTGAGGAGAAATTTGAAGATCAAGATCTTCAGCTTTTTGAAGAAGCAAAACATGAATTTAAGGCATCTCTTGCTCTAGAAAACGTGTCTGATGTAGAGGATGAGATTCACCATAAAGAAAAG gaTAAGGAACGATCTTTTACTCCGAGGCCATTAACTCCTCAACCGTTAAGTCCTCCTTCTGATTCACCACCGAGAGCTCCAACTCCTTTAACTCAAAGGAATATACATAGGGTACATGACTCTAGAAGAATACTGCCGGAATTTGGTTGGCTCTAA